From the Helicoverpa armigera isolate CAAS_96S chromosome 27, ASM3070526v1, whole genome shotgun sequence genome, one window contains:
- the LOC135118866 gene encoding collagen alpha-2(I) chain-like, producing MGPVGGALDDGVTVVGPVVVEGVTVVGPVGTLVVVGPVGGALDDGVTVVGPVVVEGVTVVGPVGGAFVVGPVVGSVVVGPVGPVGGALDDGVTVVGPVVVEGVTVVGPVGTLVVVGPVGGALDDGVTVVGPVVVEGVTVVGPVGILVVVGPVGGAFVVGPVGGAIVVGPVGGAFVVGPVVGAFVVGPVGGSFDVGPVVGSFVVGPVGPVGGALDDGVTVVGPVVVEGVTVVGPVGTLVVVGPVGGALDDGVTVVGPVVVEGVTVVGPVGGAFVVGPVVGSVVVGPVGPVGGALDDGVTVVGPVVVEGVTVVGPVGTLVVVGPVGGALDDGVTVVGPVVVEGVTVVGPVGILVVVGPVGGAFVVGPVGGAIVVGPVGGAFVVGPVVGAFVVGPVGGSFDVGPVVGSFVVGPVGGALDDGVTVVGPVGGALDDGVTVVGPVVVEGVTVVGPVGPVGGALDDGVTVVGPVGGALDDGVTVVGPVVVEGVTVVGPVGGAIVVGPVGPVGGSFVVGPVVGSVVVGPVGGALDDGVTVVGPVVVEGVTVVGPVGGAIVVGPVGPVGGAFVVGSVGGAFVVGSVGGALGPLL from the exons ATGG gccctgttggtggggccttagatgatggtgtAACTGTTGTTGGGCCTGTCGTTGTTGAAGGAGTCACTGTTGTtggccctgttggaacacttgttgttgtaggccctgttggtggggccttagatgatggtgtAACTGTTGTTGGGCCTGTCGTTGTTGAAGGAGTcactgttgtaggccctgttggtggggccttcgttgtaggccctgttgttggttccgtcgttgtaggccctgttg gccctgttggtggggccttagatgatggtgtAACTGTTGTTGGGCCTGTCGTTGTTGAAGGAGTCACTGTTGTtggccctgttggaacacttgttgttgtaggccctgttggtggggccttagatgatggtgtAACTGTTGTTGGGCCTGTCGTTGTTGAAGGAGTCACAGTTGTTGGCCCTGTTGGAATACTTGTTGTTGtgggccctgttggtggggccttcgttgtaggccctgttggtggtgccatcgttgtaggccctgttggtggtgccttcgttgtaggccctgttgttggggccttcgttgtaggccctgttggtggttcCTTCgatgtaggccctgttgttggttccttcgttgtaggccctgttg gccctgttggtggggccttagatgatggtgtAACTGTTGTTGGGCCTGTCGTTGTTGAAGGAGTCACTGTTGTtggccctgttggaacacttgttgttgtaggccctgttggtggggccttagatgatggtgtAACTGTTGTTGGGCCTGTCGTTGTTGAAGGAGTcactgttgtaggccctgttggtggggccttcgttgtaggccctgttgttggttccgtcgttgtaggccctgttg gccctgttggtggggccttagatgatggtgtAACTGTTGTTGGGCCTGTCGTTGTTGAAGGAGTCACTGTTGTtggccctgttggaacacttgttgttgtaggccctgttggtggggccttagatgatggtgtAACTGTTGTTGGGCCTGTCGTTGTTGAAGGAGTCACAGTTGTTGGCCCTGTTGGAATACTTGTTGTTGtgggccctgttggtggggccttcgttgtaggccctgttggtggtgccatcgttgtaggccctgttggtggtgccttcgttgtaggccctgttgttggggccttcgttgtaggccctgttggtggttcCTTCgatgtaggccctgttgttggttccttcgttgtaggccctgttggtggggccttagatgatggtgttactgttgtaggccctgttggtggagCCTTAGATGATGGTGTAACTGTTGTTGGGCCTGTCGTTGTTGAAGGAGTcactgttgtaggccctgttg gccctgttggtggggccttagatgatggtgttactgttgtaggccctgttggtggagCCTTAGATGATGGTGTAACTGTTGTTGGGCCTGTCGTTGTTGAAGGAGTcactgttgtaggccctgttggtggtgccatcgttgtaggccctgttg gccctgttggtggttccttcgttgtaggccctgttgttggttccgtcgttgtaggccctgttggtggagCCTTAGATGATGGTGTAACTGTTGTTGGGCCTGTCGTTGTTGAAGGAGTcactgttgtaggccctgttggtggtgccatcgttgtaggccctgttg gccctgttggtggtgccttcgttgtaggctctgttggtggtgccttcgttgtaggctcTGTTGGTGGTGCCCTTGGCCcgttgttgtag
- the LOC135118865 gene encoding peritrophin-48-like, translating to MDSHLIFLLLYSVCVFGNPCLNRQKSAFPHETDCDKYTYCKRGVPTVGQCPQGQVFDVVENKCLPKNVGKCDPKLLGNSPTPNNIKKRAAEETSQIDIRRRKLALPECHEKSTWIEGDPENCRLFYLCVIGEISRVDCPYDFVFDPSKKFCVPPTHYNCITSTTTTSTSTTTPKTTRK from the exons ATGG aTTCCCACCTAATATTCCTGCTGTTATATTCAGTGTGTGTCTTCGGGAATCCATGTTTGAACCGTCAGAAAAGTGCCTTTCCACACGAAACTGATTGTGACAAGTACACATATTGCAAGCGAGGTGTACCAACTGTGGGACAGTGTCCACAAGGACAGGTCTTCGATGTCGTGGAAAAC AAATGCCTACCAAAAAACGTAGGAAAATGTGACCCCAAACTCCTAGGAAATTCTCCTACGCCTAACAACATCAAAAAGCGGGCTGCTGAGGAAACATCACAAATTGACATCCGTCGACGTAAACTAGCGTTACCGGAATGTCATGAAAAGAGTACATGGATTGAGGGTGACCCGGAAAATTGTAGGCTTTTCTACCTGTGTGTTATTGGTGAAATTAGCCGAGTGGATTGCCCTTATGATTTTGTGTTTGATCCTTCGAAAAAG TTTTGCGTGCCCCCAACACACTACAATTGTATTACCAGTACAACAACAACGAGTACAAGTACAACAACTCCTAAAACAACACGTAAGTAA
- the LOC110374884 gene encoding mucin-2, with protein MKALVNLLKKPINLPNCGTDDVWLLPDPRDCSSYYYCISGQIDSVSCCCGYEFSPEQLVCLPKEQARCRTSYFPECQEYDVWSLPNPSSCTNFYWCNKGQVIKVNCPYLNEFSPTELECLPKDQAGCSITPTTRHPDTPTPSTIPSCGFYDYWVQGDPSDCSKYLICSQGKIEKYECCCDYEFSPIQMVCIPKEQAGCSGLPYPACGYNDNWALPSPDSCADFYLCNQGQIVTVTCPYHYEFSPSALECLPKEIAGCSPTTTPPVTRTTVVSTTVATTTVDPDSTCTNTSLWVHPHPENCQLYLICFYGDLTIEKCGETTLFDPVSMECRPQEQVNCHVSTKTPSTTVTTPSPTTTTVSPTTTTLSPPTTTPIVCNSYEIRLIKDETDCRHFILCLYGKMSRELCANNMEFNPIHHVCEPAEEAGCSISPPTTVLPTTSTTTVTPPTTTSTTTVTPPTTTSSTTVTPPTTTSSTTVTPPTTTSSTTVTPPTTTTSSTTVTSPTTTSSTTVTPPTTTSSTTVTPPTTTSSTTVTPPTTTSSTTVTSPTTTSSTTVTSPTTTSSTTVTSPTTTSSTTVSPPTTTGPTTVTPSSKTPPTGPTTKAPPTGPTTKAPPTGPT; from the exons ATGAAAGCCCTCGTTAATTTACTCAAGAAACCCATTAATTTACCCAATTGTGGTACCGATGACGTTTGGTTACTACCAGACCCAAGGGACTGTTCGAGTTATTACTACTGTATTAGTGGACAAATCGATTCTGTCAGTTGCTGCTGTGGTTACGAATTTAGTCCTGAACAACTT GTATGTTTACCCAAAGAGCAGGCTAGATGCAGAACCTCGTATTTCCCCGAATGTCAAGAGTATGATGTTTGGTCTCTGCCCAACCCGTCATCTTGTACTAACTTCTACTGGTGCAATAAGGGACAAGTTATTAAAGTCAACTGCCCGTACCTTAACGAGTTCAGTCCTACAGAACTT GAATGCTTACCAAAAGACCAAGCTGGTTGTAGTATAACCCCCACGACCCGACACCCGGATACACCAACCCCTTCTACGATACCCTCTTGCGGCTTCTACGATTATTGGGTCCAAGGTGACCCCAGCGACTGTTCGAAGTACTTGATCTGCAGTCAGGGAAAAATAGAGAAGTATGAATGCTGTTGTGACTACGAATTTAGTCCTATACAGATG GTATGTATACCCAAAGAGCAGGCTGGGTGCAGTGGATTACCATACCCTGCATGTGGTTATAATGACAACTGGGCACTGCCCAGCCCAGACTCTTGTGCAGATTTCTACCTGTGCAATCAAGGTCAAATTGTCACCGTTACGTGTCCATATCATTATGAATTCAGTCCCTCAGCGCTT GAATGTCTGCCAAAAGAAATTGCAGGTTGTTCTCCAACAACAACACCCCCGGTTACTAGGACAACAGTTGTATCAACAACAGTCGCAACAACAACTGTTGATCCGGACTCTACATGCACCAACACAAGTTTATGGGTGCATCCACACCCGGAGAACTGTCAACTTTACTTAATATGTTTTTACGGAGATTTGACTATTGAAAAATGTGGCGAAACTACTTTATTTGATCCAGTGTCAATG gaaTGTCGACCACAAGAACAAGTGAATTGCCACGTCAGCACAAAAACACCTTCAACAACAGTTACAACACCTTctccaacaacaacaacagtttcTCCAACAACAACAACACTTTCTCCACCAACAACAACACCGATCGTGTGCAACAGTTATGAAATCCGGTTAATAAAAGATGAAACAGACTGTAGGCACTTTATACTTTGTTTGTATGGAAAAATGTCAAGAGAATTATGCGCAAATAATATGGAATTCAATCCTATACACCAT GTATGTGAGCCTGCCGAAGAAGCCGGATGTAGTATATCACCTCCTACCACAGTCTTGCCAACAACAAGTACAACAACAGTGACTCCTCCAACAACAACAAGTACAACAACAGTGACTCCTCCAACAACAACAAGTTCAACAACAGTGACTCCTCCAACAACAACAAGTTCAACAACAGTGACTCCTCCAACAACAACAAGTTCAACAACAGTGACTCctccaacaacaacaacaagttCAACAACAGTGACTTCTCCAACAACAACAAGTTCAACAACAGTGACTCCTCCAACAACAACAAGTTCAACAACAGTGACTCCTCCAACAACAACAAGTTCAACAACAGTGACTCCTCCAACAACAACAAGTTCAACAACAGTGACTTCTCCAACAACAACAAGTTCAACAACAGTGACTTCTCCAACAACAACAAGTTCAACAACAGTGACTTCTCCAACAACAACAAGTTCAACAACTGTGTCTCCTCCAACAACGACAGGCCCAACTACAGTAACACCATCATCAAAgaccccaccaacagggcctacaacgaaggccccaccaacagggcctacaacgaaggccccaccaacagggcctacc